A stretch of Gallus gallus isolate bGalGal1 chromosome 2, bGalGal1.mat.broiler.GRCg7b, whole genome shotgun sequence DNA encodes these proteins:
- the ERNI gene encoding uncharacterized protein LOC769673 (The RefSeq protein has 6 substitutions compared to this genomic sequence) — protein MSNSMASMKSEDVLFDLLEKHGARPSVSGVDWARQNWYNLQSVSDRIRVLQNEARTRAGKGKSFICAVLGAALKAAVEFREEKNSTETQTIQALQESVKVTQELVKSLQSQITSLEDQLEREKHNSVLLQTAFKELITCKDTGDTVAHSAPQEKVYPQGKLQEVKERLDKLEASPAHIRPLIKTEYTFDNSEDLDPQMNVKEIPFSATELAKLKKDFSRSPKESETEYVWRVSLTGGDQILLTEKEAEGYWGPGVFLTTGNNRAPWSLTQRAAYWAGGLNPLERGDPLAITGTIDQLVENVQKAACLQMMYDRKLQLHHESPMMLPVNPERLTPLIRGLPESLKPIGIQLQGKIQAMSQGERTWAALEGSVTPNHQSGSKVWTWGEVAQELINYGRKYGPVVSTSSKFEPRGVRLAVANLTSRPPSPKLNETKKVSSPVKTGTRCIDHKRNGLWTLGWRKGIPRDLMNGLPTVRLEKLVNCWPEQKLKGS, from the coding sequence atgagcaacagtatggccagtatgaaaagtgaagatgtattatttgatcttttagaaaagcatggtGCTCGGCCTTCTGTATCAGGGGTGGATTGGGCACGACAGAACTGGTATAATTTGCAAAGTGTTTCAGAACGTATTCGTGTTTTACAAAATGAGGCTCGTACTCGGGCCggaaaagggaaatcttttatttgtgcagtactcggtgctgctttaaaagcagctgtggagttCCGAGAGGAAAAGAACTCTACGGAAACCCAGACTATTCAAGCATTACAGGAATCGGTTAAAGTGACGCAAGAATTGGTAAAATCTCTGAGAAGCCAAATAATGAGTCTTGAGGAtcaattagaaagagaaaaacataattcgGTTCTgttgcaaacagcttttaaggagCTGATAACGTGTAAGGACACCGGTGACACTGTCGCCCACAGTGCACCTCAAGAAAAAGTTTATCCTCAAGGGAAATTACAAGAGGTGAAGGAAAGGCTAGATAAATTAAAGGCCTCTCCAGCCCACATTCGTCCTTtgataaaaactgaatataCTTTTGATAACAGTGAGGATCTAGATCCTCAAATGAATGTTAAGGAAATTCCCTTTTCGGCCACTGAACTGGCCAcactgaaaaaggatttcagccGCTCCCCAAAGGAGTCTGAAACAGAATACGTCTGGAGAGTTAGTCTCACTGGCGGAGACCAGATCCTactaacagagaaagaagctgaaggttaTTGGGGACCAGGAGTATTTTTAACCACTGGCAATAATCGTGCTCCCTGGTCCTTAACACAGAGGGCTGCCTATTGGGCAGGGGGTCTCAACCCTTTAGAAAGGGGGGACCCTCTTGCTATTACCGGAACAATCGACCAGTTAGTGGAGaatgttcagaaagctgcttgtCTCCAAATGATGTATGATAGAAAGTTGCAGCTACATCATGAATCACCCATGATGTTACCTGTTAATCCGGAGAGACTGACACCTCTAATCAGGGGACTTCCTGAATCGTTAAAACCTATAGGTATACAACTCCAAGGAAAGATACAAGCCATGTCTCAGGGAGAGAGAACCTGGGCAGCGTTGGAGGGATCTGTAACTCCTAACCACCAGTCAGGATCTAAAGTGTGGACTTGGggagaggttgcccaagaatTAATTAACTACGGAAGAAAATATGGGCCGGTGGTTTCTACCTCCAGTAAATTTGAGCCAAGAGGAGTAAGGCTTGCAGTAGCCAACCTTACCTCCAGGCCATCTAGCCCAAAACTTAATGAAACCAAAAAGGTTTCATCCCCAGTAAAAACGGGGACACGATGCATTGATCATAAACGCAATGGACTTTGGACTCTGGGCTGGAGAAAGGGTATTCCACGAGATTTGATGAATGGATTACCCACAGTCAGATTAGAGAAATTAGTTAACTGCtggccagaacaaaagctcaagGGGAGCTGA